The following are encoded together in the Xanthobacter autotrophicus Py2 genome:
- a CDS encoding Ti-type conjugative transfer relaxase TraA (TIGRFAM: Ti-type conjugative transfer relaxase TraA~PFAM: MobA/MobL protein~KEGG: rpc:RPC_0149 MobA/MobL protein), which produces MAIFHLHVKVIGRKSGSSAVASAAYRSASRLRDDRLERSHDFSNKRGVIHSEVMLPEDAPEQWRDRERLWNDVEAFEVRKDAQLAREVEFALPREMTQAQGIELARDFVQSEFVDQGMIADLNVHWDMAEDGTAKPHAHVMLNMRSVDEDGFGPKVREWNRTEMVERWRERWAELANERLAELDIDARIDHRSLEAQGIALEPQSQIGAPAQRIEGEGIEAADRAEMHREIAHNNGARIIADPSIALDAITHQQSTFTRRDMAMFAHRHSDGIDQFNEVMGAMRGAPDLVELGRDERGEDRFTTRDMIETEQRLHRAAEVMAEKERHEVGDRDRETALARAEARGLVLSGEQAEALAHITDGRDLGVVVGYAGTGKSAMLGVAREAWEAAGYEVRGVALSGIAAENLESGSGIASRTIASLEHGWGQGRDVLTSRDVLVIDEAGMVGTRQLERVLSHAAEAGAKVVLVGDPQQLQSIEAGAAFRSIFERHGGAEIGEVRRQREDWQRDATRDLATGRTGDAIHAYDSHGMLHEAASRERARDDLIDRWDRDRQASPDRSRIILTHTNDEVRALNEAARERMREAGDLGDDVRLVVERGERGFASGDRVMFLQNERGLGVKNGTLGTIEQVSTQSITVLTDDGRSVGFDLKDYDRIDHGYAATIHKAQGMTVDRTHVLATPGLDAHGSYVALSRHRDSMDLHYGRDDFADENRLVRTLSRDRAKDMASDYEPAQSYAERRGITFRGRVERVVEIVKQVPKKVRGMFDGLRLPADGGQEPERAALERENAADPEKALRRARTKALIRHARAVDAIFEVQERGGNASPEQVKELQEARKVFEEVRPHGSHDAEAAYKKSPELASEAATGRTARAIRALQLETELRTDPQRRADRFVERWRSLDRASQHQYQAGDMSGYKATRSAMGDMAKSLERDPQLESILEGRKRDLGIGIDSGRSLGRELAFSHGIDLGIGRGIGL; this is translated from the coding sequence ATGGCGATCTTTCATCTTCACGTCAAGGTCATCGGCCGCAAGTCCGGCTCCAGCGCGGTGGCCTCCGCCGCCTACCGCTCGGCCTCGCGGTTGCGCGACGACCGGCTTGAGCGAAGCCATGACTTCTCCAACAAGCGCGGCGTCATCCATTCCGAGGTCATGCTGCCGGAAGATGCGCCCGAACAATGGCGCGACCGCGAGCGGCTTTGGAACGATGTCGAGGCGTTCGAGGTCAGGAAGGACGCCCAGCTTGCCCGCGAGGTGGAGTTCGCCTTGCCACGCGAGATGACGCAAGCACAGGGCATCGAACTGGCCCGCGACTTCGTGCAGTCCGAATTTGTCGATCAGGGCATGATCGCCGACCTCAATGTGCATTGGGACATGGCCGAGGATGGGACGGCCAAGCCTCACGCCCATGTCATGCTGAACATGCGATCCGTGGACGAGGACGGCTTCGGCCCGAAGGTGCGGGAGTGGAACCGCACCGAGATGGTCGAGCGTTGGCGCGAACGCTGGGCCGAACTGGCCAACGAGCGGCTGGCCGAACTCGACATCGACGCGCGCATCGACCATCGCAGCCTTGAGGCGCAGGGCATCGCGCTGGAGCCGCAAAGCCAGATCGGCGCGCCCGCGCAACGGATCGAAGGCGAAGGGATCGAGGCCGCCGACCGCGCGGAAATGCACCGCGAGATCGCGCACAACAACGGCGCCCGCATCATCGCCGATCCTTCCATCGCGCTGGACGCCATCACGCACCAGCAATCCACCTTCACGCGGCGCGACATGGCGATGTTCGCGCACCGGCACAGTGACGGGATCGACCAGTTCAACGAGGTCATGGGCGCGATGCGTGGCGCTCCCGATCTGGTCGAACTTGGCAGGGACGAACGGGGCGAGGACCGCTTCACCACCCGCGACATGATCGAGACCGAACAGCGCCTGCACCGCGCCGCCGAAGTCATGGCGGAGAAGGAGCGCCATGAGGTCGGCGACAGAGACCGCGAAACGGCGCTGGCGCGTGCGGAAGCGCGCGGCCTTGTCCTTTCGGGAGAGCAGGCCGAGGCGCTGGCGCATATCACGGACGGGCGCGATCTGGGCGTTGTGGTCGGTTATGCCGGGACGGGGAAGAGCGCGATGCTGGGCGTGGCGCGCGAAGCCTGGGAAGCGGCTGGCTATGAAGTCCGGGGCGTGGCGCTGTCCGGCATCGCCGCCGAGAATCTGGAAAGCGGATCGGGCATCGCATCACGCACCATCGCCAGCTTGGAACATGGTTGGGGACAGGGCCGCGACGTGCTCACTTCCCGCGATGTGCTTGTCATCGACGAGGCGGGCATGGTCGGCACGCGCCAGTTGGAGCGCGTGCTGTCCCATGCCGCCGAGGCTGGCGCCAAGGTGGTGCTGGTCGGCGATCCCCAGCAGTTGCAATCCATCGAGGCCGGCGCGGCGTTCCGCTCGATCTTCGAGCGCCACGGCGGGGCGGAGATCGGCGAGGTGCGCCGCCAGCGGGAGGACTGGCAGCGCGACGCCACGCGCGATCTGGCGACCGGCCGAACCGGCGATGCGATCCATGCCTATGACAGTCACGGCATGTTGCATGAGGCCGCGTCACGCGAACGGGCGCGCGATGATCTGATCGACCGCTGGGATCGCGACCGGCAGGCGTCGCCTGACCGCAGCCGCATCATACTCACCCACACCAACGACGAGGTTCGCGCCCTCAACGAGGCCGCGCGCGAACGGATGCGGGAAGCCGGCGATCTCGGCGATGACGTGCGCTTGGTGGTCGAACGCGGTGAGCGCGGCTTCGCCAGCGGAGATCGCGTCATGTTCCTTCAGAACGAGCGCGGCCTTGGCGTCAAGAACGGCACGCTCGGCACCATCGAACAGGTCAGCACGCAGAGCATAACCGTGCTCACCGATGATGGCCGTTCCGTTGGCTTCGACCTCAAGGATTACGACCGCATCGACCACGGCTATGCCGCGACCATCCACAAGGCGCAGGGCATGACCGTGGACCGCACGCATGTTCTGGCGACACCGGGCCTGGATGCTCACGGCAGCTATGTCGCCCTGTCGCGCCATCGCGACAGCATGGACCTGCACTATGGCCGCGATGACTTCGCTGACGAGAATAGGCTTGTCCGCACCCTGTCGCGCGACCGCGCCAAGGACATGGCGTCAGATTACGAGCCGGCACAGAGCTACGCCGAGCGGCGCGGCATCACCTTCCGCGGGCGCGTGGAGCGGGTGGTCGAGATCGTCAAGCAGGTTCCCAAGAAGGTGCGCGGCATGTTCGATGGCCTGCGCCTGCCTGCCGATGGCGGGCAGGAGCCGGAACGGGCGGCGCTGGAAAGGGAGAATGCGGCAGACCCGGAGAAGGCTTTGCGCCGCGCCCGGACCAAGGCGCTCATCCGCCATGCCCGCGCCGTGGATGCGATCTTCGAGGTGCAGGAGCGGGGCGGCAATGCCAGCCCGGAGCAGGTGAAGGAATTGCAAGAAGCCCGCAAGGTCTTCGAGGAGGTGCGGCCCCATGGCTCGCACGATGCCGAGGCCGCCTACAAGAAGAGCCCGGAACTTGCCTCGGAAGCGGCCACGGGACGCACCGCCCGCGCGATCCGCGCCCTACAGCTCGAGACCGAGCTGCGCACCGATCCGCAGCGCCGCGCCGACCGCTTCGTGGAGCGTTGGCGGAGCCTCGACCGCGCCAGCCAGCACCAGTACCAAGCGGGCGACATGTCCGGCTACAAGGCCACGCGGTCGGCGATGGGCGACATGGCAAAGAGTCTCGAACGCGATCCGCAGCTTGAATCCATCCTCGAAGGCCGCAAGAGAGACCTCGGCATCGGGATCGACTCGGGCCGCAGCCTTGGTCGGGAACTCGCCTTCAGCCACGGCATCGACCTCGGCATAGGCCGGGGCATCGGACTCTAA
- a CDS encoding Cytochrome bd-type quinol oxidase subunit 1-like protein (KEGG: pde:Pden_4010 cytochrome bd ubiquinol oxidase, subunit I), giving the protein MTSYLDPVILARAQFAFPVSFHFIFPAFSIGLASYLMVLEALWLTTGRGVYANLYRYWIKIFAVVFGARKLRALEDENVKLKKLLGEAMLDNAILKDVAAKNV; this is encoded by the coding sequence ATGACCAGCTATCTTGATCCGGTAATTCTCGCTCGCGCGCAATTCGCGTTTCCGGTGTCGTTCCATTTCATCTTCCCTGCCTTTTCGATCGGCCTGGCGAGCTATCTGATGGTCCTGGAAGCCTTGTGGCTGACGACCGGACGGGGAGTATATGCCAATCTCTATCGTTACTGGATCAAGATCTTTGCGGTCGTGTTCGGCGCCCGCAAGCTTCGGGCGCTGGAAGATGAGAACGTCAAGCTGAAGAAGCTGTTGGGCGAGGCGATGCTCGACAACGCGATCCTGAAGGATGTTGCCGCAAAAAATGTATGA
- a CDS encoding hypothetical protein (KEGG: acr:Acry_0806 hypothetical protein), whose protein sequence is MSQRRACEVLAVDRSSVRYRSVRSDDASLREAMKMMASERRRFGYRRIHVMLQRQGISMNLKKLRRLYRGLWRRDLIAEADAALIKARTLGPSVSRILPAQL, encoded by the coding sequence GTGAGCCAGCGGCGGGCGTGTGAAGTCCTTGCGGTGGACCGCTCGAGCGTGCGCTACAGGTCCGTTCGCTCTGACGACGCCAGTCTGCGGGAAGCGATGAAGATGATGGCGTCGGAACGCCGCCGCTTCGGCTACAGGCGCATCCATGTGATGCTCCAGCGCCAGGGTATCTCGATGAACCTCAAGAAGCTCAGACGGCTCTATCGTGGGCTTTGGCGCCGCGACTTAATCGCGGAAGCGGACGCCGCGCTGATCAAGGCGAGGACGCTTGGCCCATCGGTTTCGCGCATTTTGCCGGCCCAGTTGTAG
- a CDS encoding putative conjugal transfert protein, TraC (KEGG: bbt:BBta_0436 putative conjugal transfert protein, TraC) gives MEDMMRKPRDFDAELKSLEDKARDLKARKVQQLGELVISTGADALSADELAGALIVLAETKDAGKREAWAKRGAAFFQGRSRRAASASDRDAGSAQPQPGRAQPASGGAGAA, from the coding sequence ATGGAGGACATGATGCGCAAGCCACGGGACTTCGACGCGGAACTGAAGTCGCTTGAAGACAAGGCGCGAGACCTGAAAGCCCGCAAGGTGCAGCAGCTTGGCGAACTGGTCATCTCGACCGGCGCCGACGCCCTCAGCGCCGACGAACTGGCGGGCGCGCTGATCGTGCTGGCCGAAACCAAAGACGCCGGAAAGAGGGAGGCATGGGCCAAGCGTGGCGCCGCGTTCTTTCAGGGCCGGTCGCGGCGAGCTGCATCAGCGTCTGACCGCGACGCGGGCAGCGCTCAACCGCAACCGGGCCGCGCGCAACCGGCATCTGGCGGCGCGGGCGCGGCATGA
- a CDS encoding hypothetical protein (KEGG: bbt:BBta_0433 hypothetical protein), which yields MTDRADTAPHRRGAKPPTASEQLEALLGYPWPFPGRPPKHDLSTWTVTDDWPDPVPVTEAEIEVFERWFGDLFDELFGPDA from the coding sequence ATGACTGATCGGGCAGACACCGCGCCGCATCGCAGAGGCGCCAAGCCGCCGACAGCATCGGAGCAGCTTGAAGCGCTGTTAGGCTATCCGTGGCCGTTCCCCGGCAGGCCGCCCAAACACGACCTCTCCACATGGACCGTCACCGACGATTGGCCCGATCCCGTTCCGGTGACGGAAGCCGAGATCGAGGTCTTCGAGCGATGGTTCGGCGATTTGTTCGACGAACTGTTTGGGCCGGACGCTTGA
- a CDS encoding 2,3,4,5-tetrahydropyridine-2,6-dicarboxylate N-succinyltransferase (TIGRFAM: 2,3,4,5-tetrahydropyridine-2,6-dicarboxylate N-succinyltransferase~KEGG: rpd:RPD_0075 2,3,4,5-tetrahydropyridine-2,6-dicarboxylate N-succinyltransferase) — translation MADAARLADLSRIIDDAFEKRAEIGFSTTGEVRLAVDEALTLLDSGAARVAEKGADGTWTVNQWLKKAVLLSFRLNDMEPIAGGPGGAHWWDKVPSKFATWGETDFRSAGFRAVPGAIVRRSAFIAPNVVLMPSFVNLGAHVGEGTMVDTWATVGSCAQIGKNVHLSGGVGIGGVLEPLQAGPVIIEDDCFIGARSEVVEGVVVRTGSVLSMGVFISASTKIVDRETGEVFVGEVPAYSVVVPGSLPGKPLPNGQPGPSLYCAVIVKRVDAQTRSKTSINDLLRD, via the coding sequence ATGGCCGACGCCGCCCGCCTTGCCGATCTGTCCCGCATCATCGACGACGCCTTCGAGAAGCGCGCCGAGATCGGCTTTTCCACCACGGGCGAGGTGCGTCTCGCCGTTGACGAGGCGCTCACCCTCCTCGACAGCGGCGCCGCCCGCGTGGCCGAAAAGGGCGCCGATGGCACCTGGACCGTGAACCAGTGGCTGAAGAAGGCGGTGCTGCTCTCCTTCCGCCTCAACGACATGGAGCCCATCGCCGGCGGCCCCGGCGGCGCCCACTGGTGGGACAAGGTGCCCTCCAAGTTCGCCACCTGGGGCGAGACGGATTTCCGCTCCGCCGGCTTCCGCGCCGTGCCGGGTGCCATCGTGCGCCGCTCGGCCTTCATCGCGCCCAACGTGGTGCTGATGCCGTCCTTCGTGAACCTCGGCGCCCATGTGGGCGAGGGCACCATGGTGGACACCTGGGCCACCGTGGGCTCCTGCGCCCAGATCGGCAAGAACGTGCACCTGTCCGGCGGCGTGGGCATCGGCGGCGTGCTGGAGCCGCTGCAGGCCGGCCCGGTGATCATTGAGGACGACTGCTTCATCGGCGCCCGCTCGGAAGTGGTGGAGGGCGTGGTGGTGCGCACCGGTTCGGTGCTCTCCATGGGCGTCTTCATCAGCGCCTCCACCAAGATCGTGGACCGGGAGACCGGCGAGGTCTTCGTGGGCGAGGTGCCGGCCTATTCGGTGGTGGTGCCCGGCTCGCTGCCCGGCAAGCCCCTGCCCAACGGCCAACCCGGCCCTTCGCTCTATTGCGCGGTGATCGTGAAGCGGGTGGACGCGCAGACCCGCTCCAAGACTTCCATCAACGACCTGCTGCGCGATTGA
- a CDS encoding plasmid maintenance system antidote protein, XRE family (TIGRFAM: addiction module antidote protein, HigA family~PFAM: helix-turn-helix domain protein~KEGG: sme:SMc02394 hypothetical protein), with the protein MLTTKRKPATVGEILTEEFMQPMGLTQGALAEAMGVQRKHVNELCGNRRNVTAATALILARVFGNSPDFWLNVQRRSDLWEVMNTPKERERIKRARPLQSAA; encoded by the coding sequence ATGCTGACCACCAAGCGCAAGCCGGCGACTGTCGGCGAAATCCTCACCGAAGAGTTCATGCAGCCGATGGGGTTGACGCAGGGTGCGCTCGCCGAGGCGATGGGCGTTCAGCGCAAGCATGTCAACGAACTGTGCGGCAACCGCAGAAACGTGACGGCGGCGACGGCCCTGATCCTGGCCCGTGTGTTCGGCAACAGCCCCGACTTCTGGCTCAACGTGCAGCGGCGCAGCGATCTTTGGGAGGTGATGAACACGCCGAAGGAGCGCGAGCGGATCAAGCGCGCACGCCCGTTGCAGAGCGCGGCCTGA
- a CDS encoding peptide chain release factor 3 (TIGRFAM: peptide chain release factor 3; small GTP-binding protein~PFAM: protein synthesis factor GTP-binding; elongation factor Tu domain 2 protein~KEGG: acr:Acry_0698 peptide chain release factor 3): MLDQTPNAALADLPDFARRRTFAIISHPDAGKTTLTEKLLLASGAIRMAGHVKARGERRRTRSDWMEIEQQRGISVTSSVMTFERDGIVFNLLDTPGHSDFSEDTYRTLSAVDAAVMVIDAAKGIESQTRKLFEVCRLRDIPIFTFVNKVDRESLDPIALMDEVSSTLALDLTPLTWPIGMGVDFRGLIDIANKKALLATERGGPLVREVPFETPEDLIDLEGVEERIINEAVESLTLALGVLPPFELASFREGHLSPVYFGSALKEAGVAELLFGLGSVGPSPLPRSAAGDRTVEPAEDLVSGFVFKVQANMDPNHRDRVAFVRLCSGRFKRGMKLFNPREKRQMAIANPIFFFAQERETVDEAVAGDIIGIPNHGMLRVGDTLSEGETIKFEGLPDFAPEILRRVLLSDPMKAKQLQKALQDMAEEGVVQVIKPVSDPSPIVGVVGTLQLDVLAARLEKEYGVPIRYETVSFVTARWIVGERAEVDRFMEANRSSTARDRDEAPVYLARSQWVLDRAIEEWPKLKFVAVKERG, translated from the coding sequence ATGCTCGACCAGACGCCCAACGCCGCCCTCGCGGACCTGCCGGATTTCGCCCGCCGGCGCACCTTCGCCATCATCTCCCATCCGGACGCCGGCAAGACGACGCTGACGGAAAAGCTGCTGCTTGCCTCCGGCGCCATCCGCATGGCCGGCCACGTGAAGGCGCGCGGCGAGCGCCGCCGCACCCGCTCCGACTGGATGGAGATCGAGCAGCAGCGCGGCATCTCGGTCACCTCCTCGGTGATGACCTTCGAGCGCGACGGCATCGTCTTCAACCTGCTCGACACCCCCGGCCACTCGGACTTCTCCGAGGACACCTATCGCACCCTCTCGGCGGTGGACGCGGCGGTGATGGTGATCGACGCCGCCAAGGGCATCGAGAGCCAGACCCGCAAGCTGTTCGAGGTCTGCCGCCTGCGCGACATTCCCATCTTCACCTTCGTCAACAAGGTGGACCGCGAGAGCCTCGACCCCATCGCCCTGATGGACGAGGTGTCCTCCACCCTCGCCCTCGACCTCACCCCGCTGACCTGGCCCATCGGCATGGGCGTCGATTTCCGTGGCCTCATCGACATCGCCAACAAGAAGGCCCTGCTCGCCACCGAGCGCGGCGGGCCGCTGGTGCGCGAGGTGCCGTTCGAGACGCCGGAGGACCTCATCGACCTCGAAGGGGTGGAGGAGCGCATCATCAACGAGGCCGTGGAGAGCCTGACGCTGGCGCTGGGCGTGCTGCCGCCGTTCGAGCTGGCCTCGTTCCGCGAGGGGCATCTCTCCCCGGTCTATTTCGGGTCGGCGCTGAAGGAGGCGGGGGTCGCCGAGCTGCTGTTCGGCCTCGGCTCGGTCGGCCCGAGCCCGCTGCCGCGCTCCGCCGCCGGGGATCGCACCGTCGAGCCGGCGGAGGACCTCGTCTCCGGCTTCGTCTTCAAGGTGCAGGCCAACATGGATCCCAACCACCGGGACCGCGTGGCCTTCGTGCGCCTGTGCTCGGGCCGCTTCAAGCGCGGCATGAAGCTGTTCAACCCGCGCGAGAAGCGCCAGATGGCCATCGCCAACCCCATCTTCTTCTTCGCCCAGGAGCGCGAGACGGTGGACGAGGCCGTGGCTGGCGACATCATCGGCATTCCCAACCACGGCATGCTGCGGGTGGGCGATACCCTCTCCGAGGGCGAGACCATCAAGTTCGAGGGCCTTCCGGACTTCGCGCCGGAAATCCTGCGCCGGGTGCTGCTGTCCGACCCCATGAAGGCCAAGCAGCTGCAGAAGGCGCTGCAGGACATGGCGGAGGAGGGCGTGGTGCAGGTCATCAAGCCCGTCTCTGATCCCTCTCCTATCGTGGGCGTGGTGGGCACTCTGCAGCTCGACGTGCTCGCCGCCCGGCTGGAGAAGGAATACGGCGTGCCCATCCGCTACGAGACGGTGTCCTTCGTCACCGCCCGCTGGATCGTGGGCGAGCGCGCCGAGGTGGACCGCTTCATGGAGGCGAACCGCTCCTCCACCGCCCGCGACCGCGACGAGGCGCCGGTCTATCTCGCCCGCAGCCAGTGGGTGCTGGACCGCGCCATCGAGGAATGGCCCAAGCTCAAGTTCGTCGCCGTGAAGGAACGCGGCTGA
- a CDS encoding plasmid maintenance system killer (PFAM: plasmid maintenance system killer~KEGG: sme:SMc02461 putative proteic killer suppression protein): MIVGFRDDWLRAFFVDDVRSRNIPADLEARLFRKLQMIDDAVTDQDLRVPPSNHFEKLRGNLAGLHSIRVNQQWRLIFRWDGVRGEADGIYLDDHSYR; the protein is encoded by the coding sequence GTGATCGTAGGCTTTCGGGATGACTGGTTGCGGGCCTTCTTTGTGGATGATGTCCGCTCCCGCAACATCCCGGCCGATCTCGAAGCCCGGTTGTTCAGAAAGCTCCAGATGATCGACGACGCCGTGACCGATCAGGACTTGCGCGTACCGCCCAGCAATCACTTCGAGAAGCTGCGCGGCAATCTGGCGGGGTTGCATTCGATCCGCGTCAACCAGCAATGGCGGTTGATCTTCCGCTGGGATGGCGTGCGCGGCGAGGCGGACGGAATTTATCTGGACGATCACAGCTACCGATGA
- a CDS encoding Conjugal transfer TraD family protein (PFAM: Conjugal transfer TraD family protein~KEGG: rpc:RPC_4518 conjugal transfer TraD): MRAWQVERRKRTRHLIELGGLVVKAGIVDLTGNDRAMIYGALLWMADKLQSDHGEQARMLWAEKGKEAFAAQRKEETPTVAQGHHGRA; encoded by the coding sequence ATGCGCGCCTGGCAGGTGGAGCGCCGAAAGCGCACGCGACATCTGATCGAACTCGGCGGCCTCGTCGTCAAGGCCGGGATCGTCGACCTGACAGGCAACGACCGCGCCATGATCTACGGCGCGCTGCTCTGGATGGCCGACAAGCTGCAAAGCGATCATGGCGAACAGGCCCGCATGCTCTGGGCCGAAAAGGGGAAAGAAGCGTTCGCAGCGCAACGGAAAGAAGAGACGCCCACCGTCGCGCAAGGGCACCATGGTCGGGCATGA
- a CDS encoding transposase IS116/IS110/IS902 family protein (PFAM: transposase IS111A/IS1328/IS1533; transposase IS116/IS110/IS902 family protein~KEGG: nha:Nham_4139 transposase IS116/IS110/IS902), giving the protein MAIRNKPHDAAVFGIDLGKNLFHDCGLDAAGTPVQRATFRRETLVQFFERAAPTVVGMEACPGSQWLARKLQAIGHTVRIVPAKFVKPYIKSNKNDQIDAEAIAEAVSRPTMRFVEVKSPEQVDLQALHRVRDRLVAQRTRVICQMRAFCLEYGIAMHQGAGRFKSDFPAVLADESNDLTPAMRRLLASLFEDVRGLEARIAEVTREIEDVAATDDTARRLMTIPGIGPLAATGLLAAAGKGTQFRKGRHMAAWLGLVPREYSTGGKTTMLGISKRGSSYLRRLFVHGARSCLLHLDRTRDRLGGWLDGLQKRMHNNKAVVALAAKMARVAWVVITKPGTIYERRAPASA; this is encoded by the coding sequence ATGGCCATCCGCAACAAGCCACACGATGCCGCTGTGTTCGGCATCGATCTGGGCAAGAACCTCTTTCACGACTGCGGCCTCGACGCCGCCGGCACACCAGTCCAGCGAGCAACCTTCCGGCGCGAGACGCTCGTGCAATTTTTCGAGCGCGCAGCTCCAACCGTCGTCGGGATGGAGGCGTGCCCCGGTTCGCAATGGCTGGCGCGTAAGCTCCAGGCGATTGGGCACACGGTTCGCATCGTGCCGGCGAAGTTCGTGAAGCCCTACATCAAGAGCAACAAGAACGATCAGATCGATGCCGAGGCTATCGCTGAGGCGGTTTCGCGTCCGACGATGCGCTTCGTCGAGGTGAAATCACCCGAGCAGGTCGACCTCCAGGCCCTCCACCGGGTCCGTGACCGTCTTGTCGCGCAACGGACCCGCGTGATCTGCCAGATGCGGGCCTTCTGCCTCGAGTACGGGATCGCGATGCATCAGGGTGCTGGCCGGTTCAAGTCTGACTTTCCCGCCGTGCTGGCGGACGAGAGCAACGACCTGACGCCAGCGATGCGGCGTCTGCTGGCAAGCCTGTTCGAGGATGTCAGGGGGCTCGAAGCCCGCATCGCCGAGGTGACGCGTGAGATAGAGGACGTCGCGGCCACGGACGACACCGCAAGGCGCCTGATGACAATCCCGGGCATCGGCCCTCTTGCGGCCACAGGGCTTCTCGCGGCGGCCGGCAAGGGAACGCAGTTCCGCAAAGGGCGCCACATGGCCGCCTGGCTCGGGCTTGTACCTCGTGAGTACTCCACCGGCGGGAAAACGACGATGCTGGGGATCAGCAAGCGGGGCAGCTCGTATCTGCGTCGCCTCTTCGTTCATGGTGCGAGATCATGCCTGCTTCATCTCGACCGCACCCGGGACCGCCTCGGCGGCTGGCTCGACGGGTTGCAGAAGCGAATGCACAACAACAAGGCCGTCGTGGCGCTTGCCGCCAAGATGGCCCGAGTCGCCTGGGTGGTGATCACCAAGCCGGGCACAATCTACGAGCGGCGGGCGCCGGCCTCGGCCTGA
- a CDS encoding phage transcriptional regulator, AlpA (PFAM: Prophage CP4-57 regulatory~KEGG: pde:Pden_0102 phage transcriptional regulator, AlpA) → MPAPDRIVRMKTILARTGLSRSTIYRKIAEGTFPPRIKISINGAGWRESDIDRWVADPVAWRPRSGSDFND, encoded by the coding sequence ATGCCCGCACCAGACCGTATCGTCCGCATGAAAACCATTCTCGCCCGCACCGGCCTGTCCCGGTCCACCATCTACCGCAAGATCGCCGAGGGCACGTTCCCGCCCCGGATTAAGATCAGCATCAACGGCGCCGGCTGGAGGGAATCCGACATCGACCGCTGGGTCGCCGATCCCGTGGCGTGGCGACCGCGAAGCGGGTCTGACTTCAATGACTGA